The Dreissena polymorpha isolate Duluth1 chromosome 10, UMN_Dpol_1.0, whole genome shotgun sequence genome includes a region encoding these proteins:
- the LOC127847459 gene encoding uncharacterized protein LOC127847459: MTGLPGLVVILCLLQYSDGAVTFTGPGSPAVKTGDQTVTVSVVETSVDSATIFTVAATTDSGSVAFTFAADGNPDSIASSTITSGAVKLAAGKTLDKETKSSYTFKIVGTDSAGFATLTVTLTVTNKLEFAKTSYEVCVADGTVAGTLIGTYTAVDAVTGTDTVTYTNTPTTDLTVDANTGALKVTTGRALTSATSGGYTTTITADQTATTGAVSADGTTVVKVTVGGCSGAGQIQFMAILLLIPLLITRLF; this comes from the exons ATGACCGGACTTCCAGGGTTGGTAGTGATATTGTGCTTGCTGCAGTACTCAG ATGGCGCCGTGACCTTCACAGGACCAGGGTCTCCTGCGGTAAAAACGGGAGATCAAACAGTAACAGTAAGCGTGGTGGAAACGAGTGTGGACTCAGCCACAATTTTCACTGTGGCGGCAACGACTGATTCGGGAAGTGTTGCATTCACATTTGCTGCTGATGGCAATCCAGACTCGATTGCTAGTTCTACAATCACTTCCGGAGCTGTGAAACTGGCAGCCGGTAAAACCTTAGACAAGGAAACGAAATCATCATACACGTTCAAAATAGT CGGCACTGATAGCGCGGGATTTGCAACTTTAACTGTCACCCTAACTGTGACAAACAAGCTGGAGTTTGCAAAGACAAGCTACGAAGTTTGTGTAGCAGACGGCACTGTTGCAG GGACATTGATTGGGACCTACACAGCTGTTGATGCTGTTACAGGAACAGACACCGTAACCTACACAAATA CTCCTACTACTGACCTGACTGTTGACGCAAATACTGGCGCTCTCAAAGTTACGACGGGCAGGGCACTGACAAGTGCTACATCTGGCGGATACACCACAACGATCACTGCAGACCAGACTGCAACGACAGGAGCAGTCTCGGCGGACGGTACAACTGTCGTGAAAGTCACGGTCGGAGGATGTAGCGGAGCTGGACAAATCCAGTTCATGGCTATTTTGCTGCTGATCCCACTGCTGATTACACGTTTATTCTAA